Below is a genomic region from Vibrio cortegadensis.
ATGCGAACACCAAGGCTTCACTGGTAAACAAGGCGTTGTATTGCCGAAGAGTAACCTTAAGCATCTTGCTTTACACAAAGATGTCGTAAATAGCATTAAGAATAATGAATTTCACATTTGGTCCGTATCGAATGTTGATGAAGCCATTCCGATCATCATGGATAAACCTTTCCGTGGAGATCAAGAAGACAGTGTGATCAATAAGATTGCAGAACGTATAGAAAATTTCGAAAGACACGAGCATCCCCATGGAATTGTGGATCGCATCAAGAACTGGTTTGCTTAGTACTGATCGGACTTGTTTAGCGTACACGTGTTCACTAAAATGCACGTATCAAAAATTGGAGTAATTGATAATGCAAAATAAACGTGATTCTTACACTCGCGAAGATCTTTTAGCGTCAAGCCAAGGAGAACTTTTTGGCCCAGGACGTCCTCAACTACCAGCACCAAACATGTTGATGATGGACCGTATTACAAAAATGTCTGAAACTGAAGGTGAATTTGGTAAAGGCTTGATACTAGCTGAGCTAGACATTACTCCTGATCTATGGTTTTTTGACTGCCATTTCCCAGGTGACCCTGTAATGCCAGGCTGTCTTGGCCTAGATGCAATGTGGCAACTTGTTGGATTCTTCCTTGGCTGGGTTGGTGGCGAAGGTAAAGGCCGCGCATTAGGTGTTGGTGAAGTTAAATTCACAGGCCAAATCTTACCTACGGCTAAGAAAGTAACTTACGAAATCAATATGAAGCGTGTTGTGAACCGTCGATTAGTTATGGGACTAGCAGATGGTCGTGTGTTAGTTGATGGAAAAGAAATCTACGTCGCGAAAGATCTAAAAGTGGGTCTTTTCCAAGATACCTCTAACTTCTAGTTCAAATGAGAATCTCATAAGTTTTATTAGCAGCTCAATTGAGCTGCTTTTTTATATGCGCACTTCAGCGTCAGGATTTAATTGTCTCTATCTCTAATCTCTAATCTCTAATCTCTAATCTCTAACGCAGAAAAGACCCATAAATGAGTCTTTTCAAATCCTATAATTGTATGAAAGGTATTTTACTTATAGAGTCCCGATTGCTTATCGTCTCTGGCATCACGCCATCCACCTAGCCAATACGAACGAGAGTCCATCTGTTGATACGGGCAAGCTTCTTGAGATTTCCCATTTAAACCTGCTTTATATCCTTGAGATTGCGCTCGATCTAGGCGATCACGTTTTTGTCTCTTCATTATGCAGTCCTCTTACGATGATTCTATTTTCTTACATACAACGGGTATTTTTTAACACCACAATTAAGAATTGCTCAAAAAACGTACTTTCTCAAGTTAAAAAAAAGCACAAATTCAAAAATGTGA
It encodes:
- the fabA gene encoding bifunctional 3-hydroxydecanoyl-ACP dehydratase/trans-2-decenoyl-ACP isomerase, whose protein sequence is MQNKRDSYTREDLLASSQGELFGPGRPQLPAPNMLMMDRITKMSETEGEFGKGLILAELDITPDLWFFDCHFPGDPVMPGCLGLDAMWQLVGFFLGWVGGEGKGRALGVGEVKFTGQILPTAKKVTYEINMKRVVNRRLVMGLADGRVLVDGKEIYVAKDLKVGLFQDTSNF
- the rmf gene encoding ribosome modulation factor; the encoded protein is MKRQKRDRLDRAQSQGYKAGLNGKSQEACPYQQMDSRSYWLGGWRDARDDKQSGLYK